The segment GTAAGTTCCATCTTCTATAATTTGACCTTTATCCATAAATAAGATACGGTCCATATGCTCTAATCCTTCTAACTGATGTGTAATATATAAGCATGTTTTATCCTGTACATATTCCATCAAATCACGATGCAGAGCCTTCCTCGTTACTTGGTCTAAACCTTCTAATGGTTCATCTAACAAAACAACTTGAGGTTTTCGCAAGAATAGTCGAGCTAAAGCAACCCGTTGTCGTTCACCACCACTTAGGCCATGACCACCACTACCAACAATCGTATGAATACCATCTGGCAAGCGTTCCACTACAGAGCGCAACGAAGCACAATCAATAGCATACTCTAAATCAGCTTCTAAAGCATCCGGTCTTGCTAGTCGAATATTATCTTCAAAGGACGCATGGAAAATATATGTATCTTGCGTTATCGTGCCTAAAGCATTACGCCATGTATCGATAGAAATATCCTTTAACTCTACATCACCAACATGGATTGAGCCACTGTAGTCATATAATCGCTCAAGCATATTAAACAATGTAGTCTTACCAGATCCACTAGCGCCAACAATAGCAATCGATTGACCTTGTTTAATGTCTAATCTAAGATGTTCATAAATACGACGATGCGCATCATAACCAAAGGATACATCAGTAAATGTAATCTCCCGATTAGCATTAAATGGTTTTGGTGCGTTTGGTTCCACTACTGGAATTGGCTCATCTGCAAGTGCTATGAGACGACTTGTAGCCACTTTACTTTCAGCACCATGATGAACGGCAGCAATCATAGGTTGTAAGGCCTCAAACCAAGCTTGTGTACCAATAGCAGCAACTGCTACCATAACACTGGCCCAAGCTCCGGTCAACGCATTGGCTGCCAATATGGCTACAATGACAACTGTAATTTGGACTCCACCTAGGAACAGCGTATTGCCTAAGTTCATGCCTCGCTCGATAATACCTTTATTAGCATCCACAGTACTCATCATATGTTGAATACGATCGTATACTAACTGTTCATTGCCGTAGCTAATGACATCCTCCAAGCTATCCATGGTATCACTTAATAAGGATTTATATTCCCCTTGTTGAGGTCCAATCGCCGTCAACGATTGTTTGTTATGAGCATATACAACTAAAGGCAAAACTAGACCTAATATAAAGGCTGCTAAAACTATAGGCGCAACCAAACTATTATCAATCGTAGATACACCATAGGCAACTAAAATAGTTAAAGTAATGGCTGCTGCAGGCGGAATCAACGTACGCAAGTAGAAAAATTGTAGTACCTCTATATCCCCCATAATACGGCCTAGCATATCCCCTGCGCCAAAACGTTTAAGAATAGCCGGCGCCAATGGTTCTAAATGAGCATAAAACCATACACGCAAACCATACAGACCTTGGAACGCCATACGATGAGATGTATACCGTTCAAAATAACGACATACAGCACGACTGACACCAAAGAAGCGGACGCCCACAATAGCAAGGCTCAAATAAGTAAGACCCGGTTGCAATGCAGCTGATGCCAATAACCATGCAGACACAGTTAATAAGCCCACATTCATAAATACCGTTAAGAATGTAAAAATCAAAGCTAATACTAACGACCACTTTGCAGGACTCAGTACAGTAAATAATAATTTCCATCCTTGTATGCCCGTCTTAGAAGTTGAAACCTCAGGAGTCTGTATTGTATCTTGCCCCAATACGTAAGCATCTTGATTATCTACACAAATTGAATTATCAATCTCTTCTCTATGTTCTAAGCTAAATGACTTTTCTGTTTTTAATTGTTCTTCGATAGTTGAAGAAAATTCACCTAAACCAGAGGTAACAAGGTCCTTAAAATAACCATCTACTGAGAGAAGCTTCGCATAAGAACCTTGTTGAATAATATGTCCATGTTTCAAAACGTATAGTGTAGATGCCCAATGCATCGTTTGTAGACGATGACCAATGATAATGACGATTTTATTATCCATCAAACGTTTGATAGCACTGCTTATAATAGCTTCTGTTTTTACATCAAGATGTGCCGTCACCTCATCGAGAATTAACACTTGACCCTTTCGCAAAAATGCACGTGCTAAGGCAACCCGTTGACGCTCACCACCACTTAGACCTAAACCACCTTCTCCGATGACCGCATCAAGACCGTCAGCATGACGACTGATGACATCTAAGAGTTGAACCTCTTTACAAGCATCAAGAATTTCTTTATCACTTACATCCATGCCAAAGGATAGAACCTCACGCAAGGTGCCTTTCATAATGTGTGGATGTTGAGATACATAGGTAATTTGTTGGCGCCACCACTCAATATCGATGTCACATAGATCAAGACCATCTATAGTAACACTGCCTTTAGGAGCAGTCAAAAATCCCCCAATAATATGGGCAATTGTAGATTTCCCTGCCCCACTTTCACCAACAAGCATGATCGGAAAATTACGTTTAGCCACTAATGAAATATGTTGTACACCATTTTCACTATCTTCATAGGTAAACGTTAAATCCTTAATTTCAATTGCTTGTACCTTACCTTTAAGTTGAGATTGACCACCTATAGGCAGCGATGGCTGGCGATTCATAAACTCTTCGTATTTTAAAATCGAGGTCTTACCTGCCATACCCGTATGGAATGCAGCCCCCAATTGTCTAAATGGCGTATAGAACTCTGGCGCTAATAGCAAAATAAAGAAAGCTGAAAAGAATGAGATTTCACCATCCAATAATGTTAAGCCCAGGTATACCGCAATCAATGCTGTACTAATAGTACTTACGAGCTCAAGAACTAGAGCAGATAAAAATGCCACACGCAATACTCGTAATGTAGAGTCTTTAAACTCCTCAGATAAACGACTAATAACCTTAATTTGATCCTTTGCACGACCAAAAAGTTTTAATGTTGTAATACCTTGCAATACATCAAGAAAATGACCAGATAAGAAGCTCATACGCTCCCACTGTTCTTTATTAAGACGATCCGCTTGCTTACCAATTAAGATCATAAAGAATGGAATTAATGGTACGGTGATAATTAGAATGATACCAATAATAGGTAATGTATCTACAATAGCAATCCCCATAATAAGAGGAATCATAATAGCATATAAAATTTGAGGAATATAACGAGCTACATAAGCATCTACTTGCTCTAATCCATCAGTAAGCATATGTATCACATCGCCATGGCGTTCCTTATGTTGCACACCAAGTTTAAACATATGCTCTAAGGCCCGTTCTCTAAAGGTTGCTTTTACTGCACTACCTAATCGATTTGCTACGGATTCTTGTATATAATGTGCAAGCAATCTTACAATAATAGCAATTCCTAAATAGATAATAGAATACCTTTCATCATGTAAGGTATTCTCTGAAAATATAAAATTATTAATTAAGGTTCCAAAGAACCAAGCTTGCCCAACAATAGCCAAACTCTCTACTAAGCAGGTTAATCCAAGTAGTAATAGCTGACCTTTATGTTCTAGCAGCGCTTTAAAAGCAGTACGCTGTATCATAGTATCCTCTACGGTAAAACTATTAAGAATATAAAATTAAATCGATTAGACTACCCCTAACTAAGTCTAAATTAAATTTTATTTAAATATAATCTAAGTTAGTCCAAGTGAATCTAAATTTATCAATATCATATCCATCTTACCACAAAAAAGAGGCGTGCCGCTACGACACGCCTCACATTGAGACCTAAATTTTACAACTCACCAGAGTTATAAAGCTATTCTATTAATAGTGTAAGTCTTTTTCAGATACACGATGACGGAATGTCCAGTATACCCAGATTTGGTAAGCCAAGATAATTGGCACAAATACAAAGGCTACACAAGTCAT is part of the Veillonella nakazawae genome and harbors:
- the cydD gene encoding thiol reductant ABC exporter subunit CydD, which translates into the protein MIQRTAFKALLEHKGQLLLLGLTCLVESLAIVGQAWFFGTLINNFIFSENTLHDERYSIIYLGIAIIVRLLAHYIQESVANRLGSAVKATFRERALEHMFKLGVQHKERHGDVIHMLTDGLEQVDAYVARYIPQILYAIMIPLIMGIAIVDTLPIIGIILIITVPLIPFFMILIGKQADRLNKEQWERMSFLSGHFLDVLQGITTLKLFGRAKDQIKVISRLSEEFKDSTLRVLRVAFLSALVLELVSTISTALIAVYLGLTLLDGEISFFSAFFILLLAPEFYTPFRQLGAAFHTGMAGKTSILKYEEFMNRQPSLPIGGQSQLKGKVQAIEIKDLTFTYEDSENGVQHISLVAKRNFPIMLVGESGAGKSTIAHIIGGFLTAPKGSVTIDGLDLCDIDIEWWRQQITYVSQHPHIMKGTLREVLSFGMDVSDKEILDACKEVQLLDVISRHADGLDAVIGEGGLGLSGGERQRVALARAFLRKGQVLILDEVTAHLDVKTEAIISSAIKRLMDNKIVIIIGHRLQTMHWASTLYVLKHGHIIQQGSYAKLLSVDGYFKDLVTSGLGEFSSTIEEQLKTEKSFSLEHREEIDNSICVDNQDAYVLGQDTIQTPEVSTSKTGIQGWKLLFTVLSPAKWSLVLALIFTFLTVFMNVGLLTVSAWLLASAALQPGLTYLSLAIVGVRFFGVSRAVCRYFERYTSHRMAFQGLYGLRVWFYAHLEPLAPAILKRFGAGDMLGRIMGDIEVLQFFYLRTLIPPAAAITLTILVAYGVSTIDNSLVAPIVLAAFILGLVLPLVVYAHNKQSLTAIGPQQGEYKSLLSDTMDSLEDVISYGNEQLVYDRIQHMMSTVDANKGIIERGMNLGNTLFLGGVQITVVIVAILAANALTGAWASVMVAVAAIGTQAWFEALQPMIAAVHHGAESKVATSRLIALADEPIPVVEPNAPKPFNANREITFTDVSFGYDAHRRIYEHLRLDIKQGQSIAIVGASGSGKTTLFNMLERLYDYSGSIHVGDVELKDISIDTWRNALGTITQDTYIFHASFEDNIRLARPDALEADLEYAIDCASLRSVVERLPDGIHTIVGSGGHGLSGGERQRVALARLFLRKPQVVLLDEPLEGLDQVTRKALHRDLMEYVQDKTCLYITHQLEGLEHMDRILFMDKGQIIEDGTYEELIALRGHFYEYCYLSMASIQ